AAAGCTACTCAATAAGTTTTCTGAGTCGTGGTAATTGCTGGTTGACGAGGACGAATATCTAACCCCTGCACGCCTAGATCTAGGCGAAAAATACCTCCTTGACCTGCTTCTGTTTCAACACCACCAGTCACAAAAAGACTTGTTAAATTCGCTCCACCAAAAGCACAATTACTAGTAGTTAAATTACCACTCCCATATCGACGAACTAACTGACCGTTTGAATTTAGTACTTCTACATGGCGCGTACCATAGTGAGCTATATAGAGATTTCCCGCAGCATCCAAGCATAAACCATCAGGCTTATTATCGATCTCTCCTGGTTGTTTGACTGGTAAAGCAAATACTCTTTTCTCCCCCAGCTTTCCTGGCGATAGCACATTATAGACAGCTACTAAATTTTTATTACTTTCACTGACAAAAAGACGCTGACGATCTGGGGTGAGGACAATTCCATTTGCAAAAGCAAGCCCGCTAGCCACCTGGTTGAGTTTACCTGCGGCATCAATATAGTAGACTGCACCATTAGGATTTTGAGGGTTTGAGTCGCCAGAGTCGGTGAAATAAAAACCCCCTTGCGGATCGACACTGATGTCATTGGGATATACTAATGGTTTGCCGTTAAACCGATCGGCAATTATTTTTAAGGTATTGCCATTGGCATCCAACTGTAGCACCGAATTTTTGGCAGCAACGATATGAGAACCATCGGGCAGAATTTTGTGTCCGTTAGCTCCTTGAACCTTAGCCCAAATTCGACTGGAGCCATCGGGCGATACAACCGTAATCGTTCCTACTTTAGTTTGGGAAAAGTAGAAATTGCCTTGACGATCGAAAACAATTCCCTCGCTGTATTTATCACTTTGCAGTACTTTTTCTGCTGAGATGGTATGCGCTGCTGGTAGTTTTTCTTGTGGGGGAGTGACTACAGTTTGGTCGGAGACAAGTTTCACCTGCTCGGACACAGTAGATGGAGTGTTTAGCTTGTTATGGCTGCAAGAAACTAACACTGTAGAGCTAGACAAGAGTGCAATTATTTTCCGCATGGTAAAAAACCTATGTAAGGCGATCGAATACACAGCGATTTACTGCTCGTGATAGTTCCACAGCAGCCCACCGTCAACAAAAAAGGTAGAACCAGTGATGTAGTCGGCATCAGATGAAGCCAGAAAAGCAACCATAGGTGCAATATCTTCTGGTTTACCCAAACGCCCTAAAGGAATGTTTTGTAACAACGCTCCTAGCTTTTGGGGGTCATTTAAGAGATTAGTATTGATTGGAGTCTCGATTGCTCCAGGGGCTACGTTGTTAATTGTAATTCCCAGAGACCCTAGTTCGACTGCCAAATTTCGCGCGATCATCTTCAATCCACCCTTGCTGGCACAGTAGGGCGTGAAATGAGGAAAAGGCAGTTCCTCATGCACGGAACTAATATTGATAATTTTGCCTTTGCGTTTAGTTTCGATCAAATGTTGCACGATCGCCTGTGTAGCGAAAAATGCGCCTTTTAAGTTAACATTCAGCACTGCGTCATAATTGGCTTCGGTAACATCCCAAAAATCCGCGTTCTTGCCGTCAACCCCAGCATTATTCACCAAAATATCCAGTTGACCAAAATATTGAATGCTTTCAGCGACTAGCCTGCGAACATCACTAACTACTCCCAAGTCTGCCTGAACGATATAACCTTTACGACCAGTTGCTTCTACTTGTTTCAACGTAGCTTCTGCGCCTTCTGGATGAGAGCGATAGTCAATGACCACATTTGCTCCTTCCTTGGCAAGGCGGACGGCGATCGCGCTACCAATACCCTGACTGCTACCAGTCACAAGTGCAACTTTACCTTCAAGTTTCATAACTTTCTCCTTGTTGTCCGATAAACATCAACTTTAGTAGGGCTGCAATAACCGCAGTTGGCATGGTGACAGGGAATGTCTGATGCATGAAAAAGCTTGCTACAGTAGGATTTGCCAGTACCAACAATCCCCTGTCGGTATAGAAGTGCAGCTAAAGCAGCCCCAAGAGGTGGAGCAATCCAGTAAATCCATTGATCCTGCCAAATCGAAATCAGGGCAGCTGGAGCAAAAGAGCGGGCTGGATTCAAACTAGTGCCAGTCAGCGGTGATTCGGTAGACACCAGAAAAGCAACTAGCGCCCCAGCGATCGCACCAGTCCAAGGCATAATGGACGAGTTGACTAATATCAAAATTGTCAACATCAGCAAAAATGTAATGCCAACCTCAATTCCAAAACCCATGACTGGTGATACTCCTTTCCCCAACAGAGTCGCACCTAGATGAACGCTGCGAGCAAAGTCAGACCACAGTATGAGTACTAAGGCAGCACCAATCAAAGCACCAATAACCTGCATGAAGGCGTATGCTATGGCATCGCGGGTAGAGATTTTTTTCATCAGCCAGAAGCCCAAAGTGACTGAGGGATTGAGATGTCCTCCAGAACGTTTGCCTAATGGCGAGTAAGCGATCGCCGTTCCTCCCCCAGCAAAGCATAAAGCTGTGAGACACAAGCGCACGTTAGGATTGGGTATTAACTTAACGATTGGAGATTCTGGGCTAAAATTCCAGCAAACCCAAGAGAGACCGTTGAATATCATTAAGATTGTGCCTACCAGTTCTGCGACGTAAGCAGGGATAGCACTGGGTCTGCTACTAACAATCCTACGTTTCATCTCAGGTTCCTCAACTCGTTAAGTTATAGATGGGGCAATGCTGTCACGAACAGGATGTGGGGTGTGGGGATCGCGATATTCTCCACACTGTTGGATCAGTTTGGCGACTAATCCCGTCCAGCCAGTTTGATGACTAGCCCCAATTCCCGCACCGATATCGCCATGAAAGTATTCATGAAACAAAATTAAGTCGTGCCAGTGAGGATCGGTTTGGAACTTTTCAGTACCACCGTAGACGGGTCGTTTGTGAGACGAATCTTCCAGAAAAATTCGCACTAGTCTTTGGGACAATTCAAATGCAACTTCCCAAAGTGTCATCATGCGACCAGAGCCAGTAGGACACTCTACTTTAAACTCATCCCCAAAGTAGTGATGGAACTTTTGTAGCGACTCAATAATTAAGTAATTGACGGGGAACCAAACCGGTCCGCGCCAGTTAGAATTTCCGC
This genomic stretch from Scytonema millei VB511283 harbors:
- a CDS encoding SMP-30/gluconolactonase/LRE family protein, whose amino-acid sequence is MRKIIALLSSSTVLVSCSHNKLNTPSTVSEQVKLVSDQTVVTPPQEKLPAAHTISAEKVLQSDKYSEGIVFDRQGNFYFSQTKVGTITVVSPDGSSRIWAKVQGANGHKILPDGSHIVAAKNSVLQLDANGNTLKIIADRFNGKPLVYPNDISVDPQGGFYFTDSGDSNPQNPNGAVYYIDAAGKLNQVASGLAFANGIVLTPDRQRLFVSESNKNLVAVYNVLSPGKLGEKRVFALPVKQPGEIDNKPDGLCLDAAGNLYIAHYGTRHVEVLNSNGQLVRRYGSGNLTTSNCAFGGANLTSLFVTGGVETEAGQGGIFRLDLGVQGLDIRPRQPAITTTQKTY
- a CDS encoding glucose 1-dehydrogenase → MKLEGKVALVTGSSQGIGSAIAVRLAKEGANVVIDYRSHPEGAEATLKQVEATGRKGYIVQADLGVVSDVRRLVAESIQYFGQLDILVNNAGVDGKNADFWDVTEANYDAVLNVNLKGAFFATQAIVQHLIETKRKGKIINISSVHEELPFPHFTPYCASKGGLKMIARNLAVELGSLGITINNVAPGAIETPINTNLLNDPQKLGALLQNIPLGRLGKPEDIAPMVAFLASSDADYITGSTFFVDGGLLWNYHEQ
- a CDS encoding MIP/aquaporin family protein yields the protein MKRRIVSSRPSAIPAYVAELVGTILMIFNGLSWVCWNFSPESPIVKLIPNPNVRLCLTALCFAGGGTAIAYSPLGKRSGGHLNPSVTLGFWLMKKISTRDAIAYAFMQVIGALIGAALVLILWSDFARSVHLGATLLGKGVSPVMGFGIEVGITFLLMLTILILVNSSIMPWTGAIAGALVAFLVSTESPLTGTSLNPARSFAPAALISIWQDQWIYWIAPPLGAALAALLYRQGIVGTGKSYCSKLFHASDIPCHHANCGYCSPTKVDVYRTTRRKL